In a genomic window of Planctomycetaceae bacterium:
- a CDS encoding four helix bundle protein gives MIGWMDDWMDGWMDGWGIRVWELSSGAGRWAVKRNNVNRGYRDLRVWQDAVDLYVLVSRAFAKPAFELGKVTSNLLDAANSISRNIAEGYCRRSAKEYLNFLNIALGSCGELLSAVTASNKASQLPDDKFEAIDTLHYKVENELLKLIQAIRNKNRDGEWNEAFSER, from the coding sequence ATGATTGGATGGATGGATGATTGGATGGATGGATGGATGGATGGATGGGGGATTCGGGTTTGGGAGCTTTCTTCTGGCGCAGGGAGATGGGCTGTGAAGAGAAACAATGTCAACCGGGGATATCGGGACCTTCGGGTTTGGCAAGATGCCGTTGACTTGTATGTTCTCGTTTCACGTGCATTCGCTAAACCTGCCTTCGAGCTTGGAAAAGTGACGTCGAACCTGCTGGATGCGGCCAACAGCATTTCCCGCAACATCGCAGAGGGTTATTGCAGGCGATCTGCCAAAGAGTATCTGAACTTCCTGAACATTGCCTTGGGTTCCTGCGGCGAATTGCTTTCTGCCGTCACCGCATCCAACAAGGCTTCACAACTCCCTGACGATAAATTCGAAGCCATCGACACATTGCATTACAAGGTGGAGAATGAACTGCTTAAACTGATACAAGCGATTCGGAACAAGAACCGTGATGGAGAATGGAATGAAGCGTTCTCAGAAAGGTAG
- a CDS encoding PEP-CTERM sorting domain-containing protein (PEP-CTERM proteins occur, often in large numbers, in the proteomes of bacteria that also encode an exosortase, a predicted intramembrane cysteine proteinase. The presence of a PEP-CTERM domain at a protein's C-terminus predicts cleavage within the sorting domain, followed by covalent anchoring to some some component of the (usually Gram-negative) cell surface. Many PEP-CTERM proteins exhibit an unusual sequence composition that includes large numbers of potential glycosylation sites. Expression of one such protein has been shown restore the ability of a bacterium to form floc, a type of biofilm.), translating into MRMTYAILGLGLVLATCGTTHAAISDGLIMYTPMDTVTTDQVGASDDPIMANISLTGGKFSGFAYQGAGGLGFPTIKGAASFGSSFSATAWIRPSLTNTVVLGNGATNAQGWTISAANNGNLYVRVSDGVSAQTGNLPFDYTNNPWIFASFVYDQGAQTATFRIQNGYSGALVTHSFTLDASASLVSTGGYYWSAGALYHNSVTNDTRGIDDIAFWGRALAADEIGQIFNNGDGATIGSLLAVPEPATMSLLAIGGLAALIRRKRS; encoded by the coding sequence ATGAGGATGACGTATGCGATTCTGGGGCTCGGGCTGGTTCTGGCGACGTGCGGTACTACCCATGCAGCGATCAGCGACGGTTTGATCATGTATACGCCTATGGACACGGTCACCACCGATCAGGTCGGCGCTTCGGACGATCCGATCATGGCTAACATCAGTCTTACGGGTGGGAAATTCAGCGGATTCGCTTATCAGGGCGCCGGGGGACTGGGCTTCCCGACCATCAAGGGCGCCGCAAGCTTCGGTTCTAGCTTCAGTGCAACGGCGTGGATCAGACCTAGTCTGACCAATACGGTGGTCCTTGGGAACGGAGCAACCAACGCCCAAGGCTGGACCATCTCGGCCGCCAACAACGGTAATCTGTATGTGCGCGTGAGCGATGGCGTCAGCGCTCAGACCGGGAACCTCCCCTTTGACTACACCAACAACCCGTGGATCTTCGCCTCCTTCGTCTACGACCAGGGAGCCCAGACGGCGACGTTCCGCATCCAGAACGGTTACAGCGGCGCCCTGGTGACGCACTCGTTCACGCTGGATGCAAGTGCCAGCCTTGTTTCGACCGGTGGATACTACTGGAGCGCCGGGGCTCTGTATCACAACAGTGTGACGAACGACACGCGGGGCATAGACGACATCGCGTTCTGGGGCCGGGCACTGGCTGCCGACGAAATCGGCCAGATCTTCAACAATGGCGATGGCGCGACGATCGGGTCATTGCTGGCGGTCCCCGAGCCGGCGACGATGAGCTTGCTGGCTATCGGCGGCCTGGCGGCTTTGATTCGCCGCAAACGCAGCTAA
- the dnaA gene encoding chromosomal replication initiator protein DnaA, translating into MTALAPSLRADNTPRTILSMLAQRIGPQRFNAWFRHGTQLDVEENHVRVSVPNPFVANWMETHFQAEIAAVVAEHTGRTLPVIVTVDAALTGECRKNDLDTQADLVAKAQEGRLRPRRAAAPVALRGELDDFVVGPSNRMAYSAALAITEAPVPPFNPLFIHGPCGVGKTHLLQGICNAVSRRRRDGRPCTWRYVTGEQFTNEFISALRAKRVDEFRGRYRNLDMLAIDDVHFLAAKKATQDEFLHTYNTIESGGRQVVMASDAHPRLVGEFNPQLVSRFVAGMVVKVDAPDKDTRLAILARRSRMMKLRVSADVLDYVAVHIRGSVRELEGTLIKLAALAELGGKTIDLPLAVSALSDHLARTDSALTLGDIESAVGAYFAITPADIHSSRRTRPVSAARMIAMFLARRHTTMSFPEIGRAMGKHHSSVIQAVQRVAEMIAADEPLSWTGPAGPKSVPAGELIETLSAQLK; encoded by the coding sequence ATGACGGCATTAGCGCCATCGCTGCGCGCAGACAACACGCCTCGCACCATACTGAGCATGCTGGCCCAGCGCATCGGTCCACAGCGGTTCAACGCGTGGTTCCGCCACGGCACGCAGTTGGATGTCGAAGAAAACCACGTGCGCGTCAGCGTGCCCAATCCGTTTGTCGCCAACTGGATGGAAACGCACTTCCAGGCCGAGATCGCCGCCGTCGTCGCCGAGCACACCGGGCGCACGCTGCCCGTGATCGTCACCGTCGACGCCGCCCTCACCGGCGAGTGCCGCAAGAACGACCTCGACACCCAGGCCGACCTGGTGGCCAAGGCCCAGGAAGGTCGCCTGCGACCGCGGCGTGCGGCGGCGCCCGTCGCCCTGAGGGGCGAGCTGGACGACTTCGTCGTCGGCCCCAGCAACCGCATGGCGTACTCGGCCGCCCTGGCGATCACCGAGGCGCCGGTTCCGCCGTTCAATCCGCTGTTCATCCACGGACCGTGCGGGGTGGGCAAGACGCACCTGCTGCAGGGCATCTGCAACGCCGTCTCGCGCCGCCGCCGCGACGGACGCCCCTGCACGTGGCGCTATGTCACCGGCGAGCAGTTCACCAACGAGTTCATCAGCGCCTTGCGCGCCAAACGCGTCGACGAGTTCCGCGGGCGATACCGCAACCTCGACATGCTGGCCATCGACGACGTACACTTCCTGGCCGCAAAGAAAGCCACCCAGGACGAGTTCCTTCACACCTACAACACCATCGAGTCCGGCGGGCGGCAGGTCGTCATGGCCAGCGACGCCCATCCGCGCCTCGTCGGCGAGTTCAACCCGCAACTCGTCAGCCGCTTCGTAGCCGGAATGGTCGTCAAAGTCGACGCCCCCGACAAGGACACGCGCCTGGCGATCCTCGCCCGCCGCAGCCGCATGATGAAGCTTCGCGTCTCCGCCGACGTGCTCGACTACGTCGCCGTGCATATCCGCGGATCCGTGCGGGAACTCGAAGGCACGCTGATCAAGCTGGCGGCACTGGCAGAACTGGGCGGCAAGACGATCGACCTGCCCCTGGCTGTCAGCGCCCTGTCCGACCACCTCGCCCGCACCGACAGCGCCCTGACGCTGGGCGACATCGAGTCGGCCGTCGGGGCGTACTTCGCCATCACGCCCGCCGACATCCACTCCTCGCGCCGCACGCGCCCGGTCTCGGCGGCCAGAATGATCGCGATGTTCCTGGCGCGCCGCCACACGACGATGAGCTTCCCGGAGATCGGACGGGCGATGGGCAAACATCATTCGTCCGTCATCCAGGCCGTCCAGCGGGTCGCCGAAATGATCGCCGCGGACGAACCGCTGAGCTGGACCGGACCGGCCGGACCCAAGTCCGTGCCCGCCGGGGAGTTGATCGAGACGCTCTCGGCGCAACTGAAATAG
- the rpmA gene encoding 50S ribosomal protein L27, giving the protein MAHKKGQSSTRNGRDSNPQYRGVKVYGGQVVVTGSIIVRQCGTPLKAGHNVGRGRDDTLFALKDGTVTYRGRYVDVL; this is encoded by the coding sequence ATGGCGCATAAAAAGGGACAAAGCTCGACGCGAAACGGGCGCGATTCCAACCCCCAGTATCGCGGCGTGAAAGTATACGGCGGCCAGGTCGTCGTCACCGGCAGCATCATCGTTCGCCAGTGCGGCACGCCCCTCAAGGCCGGGCACAACGTCGGTCGCGGGCGCGATGACACGCTGTTCGCCCTCAAAGACGGCACCGTCACCTACCGCGGTCGATACGTCGACGTGCTGTAG
- a CDS encoding GTPase: MSERTSYAAVLTPPGRGGIAVIALNGPGAGQILQHIFVSKNFQSGGSAAALHSLQLGAIVRGDDVLDQVVLCRTPQGFEINIHGGPAVARAVLELLASHGAKILTAEQAPPALAPAHPRWNNPAIGREMLSAVIKARSARVLAAISNQWSAGLSQLASDILGCHGLDARRASAALGEAARALPRMRRLLDPPNIVLVGAPNAGKSTLINALTGTAVSIVHDQPGTTRDWVREPALLRDLPVYLTDTAGLWHGAAEAIDRQAIERARACAAAADLVLLLDERSPRVPDWLAAKNVLCVRTKADLPPHGDPQACGRATHSAVPISARTGEGLDELADAILERLELRDLDPRAPAAFTQRQADLLTQAADVFDRAERSSDLPIKQALFELLGR; this comes from the coding sequence ATGAGCGAACGCACTTCTTACGCGGCAGTCCTGACCCCGCCCGGGCGCGGGGGAATCGCTGTCATCGCTTTGAACGGACCGGGCGCGGGGCAGATTCTGCAGCACATCTTCGTTTCCAAAAACTTCCAAAGCGGCGGCTCGGCCGCCGCACTCCATAGTCTGCAACTGGGCGCCATCGTGCGCGGCGATGACGTGCTCGACCAGGTCGTGCTTTGTCGCACGCCGCAGGGCTTCGAGATCAACATCCACGGCGGCCCGGCGGTCGCCCGGGCGGTGCTGGAACTGCTGGCCTCGCACGGGGCGAAGATTCTCACTGCCGAGCAGGCCCCGCCCGCCCTTGCGCCGGCGCATCCGCGGTGGAACAATCCCGCGATCGGGCGTGAGATGTTGTCGGCCGTCATCAAGGCTCGCTCCGCGCGCGTGCTGGCGGCGATCAGCAACCAATGGTCTGCCGGGCTGAGTCAGTTGGCGTCTGACATTCTTGGGTGCCATGGGCTCGACGCCAGGAGGGCCAGCGCGGCGCTTGGCGAGGCGGCGCGGGCGCTGCCGCGCATGCGGCGCCTGCTCGATCCGCCCAACATCGTGCTCGTGGGGGCGCCCAACGCAGGCAAGAGCACGCTGATCAACGCCCTGACCGGCACGGCTGTCAGCATCGTACATGACCAGCCCGGCACGACGCGCGACTGGGTTCGCGAGCCTGCCCTGCTGCGCGACCTTCCGGTGTATCTGACCGACACTGCGGGGCTCTGGCACGGCGCCGCCGAAGCGATCGACCGCCAGGCGATCGAACGCGCCCGCGCGTGCGCTGCGGCTGCCGATCTGGTGCTGCTGCTGGACGAACGTTCTCCCCGCGTGCCGGACTGGCTGGCGGCAAAGAATGTGCTGTGCGTGCGGACGAAGGCTGATCTGCCGCCCCATGGTGACCCGCAGGCGTGTGGCCGTGCCACGCATTCCGCAGTTCCCATCTCGGCTCGCACGGGCGAAGGGCTCGATGAGCTGGCCGATGCGATTCTCGAGCGATTGGAGTTGCGCGATCTCGATCCTCGCGCGCCGGCGGCGTTCACGCAGCGTCAGGCAGACCTCCTGACGCAGGCCGCCGATGTCTTCGATCGCGCGGAGCGATCAAGTGATTTGCCCATAAAACAAGCCCTTTTTGAACTGCTGGGGCGATGA
- a CDS encoding ZIP family metal transporter gives MYDWFVNLNPVVQALLATLFTWSVTAAGAAIVIFTRKFSQKFLDASLGMAAGVMIAASFWSLLAPAIKMAENGYGTLGCFPKWVPPLIGFLLGAAFLRVADRLLPHLHPGLISPEGVKTRWHRSTLLVLAITLHNIPEGLAVGVAFGAAGTMTGDAATAQLGAAIALAIGIGLQNFPEGSAVALPLRREGLSRKRAFWYGQLSGFVEPIAGVLGAWAVLSMSGILPYALAFAAGAMIFVVIEELIPESQRNGYVDLATGGGIVGFAIMMTLDVALG, from the coding sequence ATGTATGACTGGTTCGTAAATCTCAACCCTGTCGTTCAGGCCCTGCTGGCGACGCTGTTCACCTGGAGCGTGACGGCCGCCGGCGCGGCGATCGTCATTTTCACCCGTAAGTTTTCGCAGAAGTTTCTCGACGCCAGCCTGGGAATGGCCGCGGGGGTCATGATCGCTGCGAGTTTCTGGAGCCTGCTGGCCCCGGCGATCAAGATGGCCGAGAACGGTTACGGTACGCTGGGGTGCTTTCCCAAGTGGGTTCCTCCGCTGATCGGGTTCCTGCTGGGGGCGGCGTTTCTGCGCGTGGCTGACCGCCTGCTGCCCCACCTGCACCCGGGGCTGATCTCGCCAGAAGGCGTCAAGACGCGATGGCACCGCAGCACGCTGCTGGTGCTGGCGATCACCCTGCATAACATCCCCGAGGGTTTGGCCGTCGGCGTGGCGTTCGGGGCGGCCGGCACGATGACCGGCGACGCCGCCACTGCTCAACTCGGCGCCGCCATCGCCCTGGCCATCGGGATCGGGCTGCAGAATTTTCCTGAGGGCTCTGCCGTGGCCTTGCCGCTGCGCCGCGAAGGGCTCAGCCGCAAGCGGGCGTTCTGGTACGGACAGCTTTCGGGCTTCGTCGAACCCATCGCCGGCGTGCTGGGGGCCTGGGCGGTGCTTTCCATGTCGGGCATTCTGCCCTATGCCTTGGCGTTTGCGGCCGGGGCGATGATCTTCGTCGTGATCGAGGAGCTGATCCCCGAGAGCCAGCGCAACGGATACGTCGACCTGGCCACCGGCGGCGGGATCGTCGGCTTTGCCATCATGATGACCCTCGACGTGGCGCTGGGATAA
- a CDS encoding type III pantothenate kinase produces the protein MEIEEIPSVLACDVGNTNIRMACVSGEEVSSVVIVPSDDERAIAAAIKAAWDEIPEPKALAACSVNASALAHLERAAMAAGAPPVQVVGRDLPLPIKTTLKHPEVVGTDRLCAAVAAYDRLGAACVVADFGTAVTIDCVDDGGVFQGGAIFPGLHLSAAALHEHTAQLPQVTIEAPTWAFGGDTREAILAGLFASARGALQQLVEAYATALNHWPLVIATGGDAAAVVGELEESSLVQAIVPDLVLRGVAMAYYNALTKEEAE, from the coding sequence ATGGAAATCGAAGAAATCCCGTCGGTTCTTGCCTGCGATGTGGGCAATACAAACATCCGCATGGCGTGCGTCAGTGGCGAGGAGGTCAGTAGTGTCGTCATCGTGCCCTCCGATGATGAGCGCGCTATCGCCGCGGCGATCAAGGCCGCATGGGACGAGATTCCCGAGCCCAAAGCCCTGGCCGCCTGCAGCGTCAACGCCTCCGCTCTTGCGCACCTGGAGCGGGCGGCGATGGCCGCCGGCGCCCCGCCGGTGCAGGTCGTCGGGCGCGATCTGCCGCTGCCGATCAAGACCACGCTGAAGCATCCTGAGGTTGTGGGAACCGACCGCCTATGTGCCGCCGTGGCGGCGTACGACCGCTTGGGCGCCGCATGCGTGGTGGCCGACTTCGGCACGGCGGTCACCATCGACTGCGTCGACGACGGCGGCGTGTTCCAGGGCGGGGCGATATTTCCGGGGCTGCACCTGTCGGCCGCGGCGCTGCATGAGCACACCGCGCAGTTGCCGCAGGTGACGATCGAGGCCCCGACGTGGGCCTTCGGCGGCGACACGCGCGAGGCGATTCTGGCGGGCCTGTTCGCTTCGGCCCGCGGGGCGCTGCAGCAGCTTGTCGAGGCGTACGCCACGGCGCTGAACCATTGGCCGCTGGTGATCGCCACCGGCGGGGACGCCGCGGCGGTCGTCGGCGAGCTGGAAGAATCCTCATTGGTCCAGGCGATCGTGCCCGACCTGGTCCTGCGCGGCGTCGCGATGGCCTACTACAACGCCCTGACTAAAGAAGAAGCGGAATAA
- a CDS encoding RNA-binding protein, producing the protein MGKKLYVGNLSYNVNDADLSQLFAQHGTVESAVVIMDKMSGQSKGFGFVEMGSDSEAQAAISALNGKEYDGRALTVNEARPQVKRPGGGGGGGGGRGGYGGGGGGGGRGRY; encoded by the coding sequence ATGGGCAAGAAACTGTATGTCGGTAACCTCAGCTACAACGTCAACGACGCGGACCTGTCGCAACTGTTCGCGCAGCACGGCACTGTCGAAAGCGCCGTGGTGATCATGGACAAGATGTCCGGCCAGAGCAAGGGCTTTGGTTTCGTCGAGATGGGTAGCGATTCCGAAGCCCAGGCCGCCATCAGCGCCCTGAACGGCAAGGAATACGACGGCCGCGCCCTGACCGTCAACGAAGCGCGTCCCCAGGTCAAGCGTCCTGGCGGCGGCGGCGGTGGCGGCGGCGGTCGCGGTGGCTACGGTGGCGGCGGTGGCGGCGGTGGCCGCGGCCGGTACTAG
- the obgE gene encoding GTPase ObgE, which translates to MDNPGQITGKAAFVDEVDIIVVAGGGGNGCMAFRREKFIPKGGPSGGDGGDGGSIYMQADESYNTLQHLSGRHHWRAERGEHGLGSKCHGRRGQDLIIRVPPGTIVRDAETGLVLTDLSDPGQKVTVAAGGKGGRGNVHFKTSVNQAPRYAEPGAPGQERSLHLELKLIADAGLVGMPNAGKSTLITRLSNARPKIAAYPFTTLTPCLGIVELAGFRRFVMADLPGLIEGAHAGAGLGDAFLRHVERTRLLVHVVDISPLEGDPVKAYKTIRKELAKYSPALAQRPEIVVANKMDLTDSDKHLAKFRKAVGADVIAISAATGKGLEEFGETIWKKLQEMGPG; encoded by the coding sequence ATGGACAATCCAGGACAGATCACCGGCAAGGCGGCGTTTGTCGACGAGGTCGACATCATCGTCGTCGCCGGCGGCGGCGGCAACGGGTGCATGGCCTTTCGGCGGGAGAAGTTCATCCCCAAAGGCGGACCCAGCGGCGGCGACGGCGGCGACGGCGGAAGCATCTACATGCAAGCCGACGAGTCGTACAACACGCTGCAGCACCTCAGCGGGCGACACCACTGGCGCGCCGAACGCGGCGAGCACGGTCTGGGCAGCAAGTGCCACGGCCGCCGCGGGCAGGACCTCATCATCCGCGTTCCGCCGGGCACAATCGTGCGCGACGCCGAGACCGGCCTGGTGCTGACCGACCTGTCCGATCCCGGGCAGAAGGTGACGGTGGCGGCCGGCGGCAAGGGCGGGCGCGGCAACGTACACTTCAAGACCTCGGTCAACCAGGCTCCCCGCTACGCCGAGCCCGGCGCGCCGGGTCAGGAGCGGTCGCTGCACCTGGAGCTCAAGCTCATCGCCGACGCGGGACTGGTCGGCATGCCCAACGCGGGCAAGAGCACGCTGATCACCCGCCTGAGCAACGCGCGGCCGAAGATCGCGGCGTACCCTTTCACGACGCTGACGCCATGCCTGGGGATCGTCGAGCTGGCGGGCTTCCGGCGGTTTGTGATGGCCGACCTGCCCGGGCTCATCGAGGGCGCCCACGCCGGCGCGGGCCTGGGCGACGCGTTCCTGCGGCACGTGGAGCGCACGCGACTGCTGGTGCATGTGGTCGACATTTCGCCCCTGGAAGGCGACCCGGTCAAGGCGTACAAGACCATCCGCAAAGAGCTGGCCAAGTACTCCCCCGCGCTTGCCCAGCGGCCCGAGATCGTCGTGGCCAACAAGATGGACCTCACCGACAGCGACAAACACCTGGCCAAGTTCCGCAAGGCTGTCGGCGCCGACGTGATCGCGATCTCCGCCGCCACAGGCAAAGGCCTCGAAGAGTTCGGCGAAACCATCTGGAAGAAGCTGCAGGAGATGGGACCGGGATGA